The Onthophagus taurus isolate NC chromosome 2, IU_Otau_3.0, whole genome shotgun sequence genome includes a window with the following:
- the LOC111413384 gene encoding uncharacterized protein isoform X2 has product MVQPFSSSKFLLIAGLIGVIASVPIDIKKRGVELYDQKQTGKYNIRINLKDITIIDILGGDYNDDNYEYDYEIPSDYTDFPIATTTSTSISTNLSSSNISINTALNASTVTIQSKPLTTTNSPKTTTKTKLSSLILNSSTTKPISSTKSSTSIKITPTNKPSSTTSKPSTGIATSSVSTTLKPSNKTLTYSYQTGVAGDRIPVIVLQQNQNNDAVSKSAALITSQVTIVPDDGNEEITERVESLGEIHYKKCPNGLIRDKNGICRKLKRPPL; this is encoded by the exons atggtACAACCGTTTTCATCATCCAAGTTTCTGTTAATTGCCGGCTTAATCGGTGTGATTGCTTCGGTGCCTATAGACATAAAGAAAAGAGGTGTAGAGTTATACGACCAGAAACAAACGGGAAAATACAACATACGAATCAATTTAAAAGACATTACAATAATTGATATACTTGGAGGGGATTATAACGATGAT AATTATGAATACGATTACGAAATTCCATCAGATTACACCGATTTTCCTATAGCAACAACCACTTCCACCTCAATTTCGACGAATTTAAGTTCATCAAATATATCTATTAATACAGCTCTTAATGCATCAACAGTTACCATCCAATCTAAACCATTAACAACGACTAATTCaccaaaaacaacaacaaaaacaaaattatcaagTCTTATTTTGAATTCGTCAACTACAAAACCAATTTCGTCAACAAAATCGTCAACTTCCATTAAAATTACACCAACAAATAAACCATCTTCGACAACATCAAAGCCAAGCACCGGAATTGCAACATCTTCCGTTTCAACAACGTTGAAACCatcaaataaaacattaacatATTCTTATCAAACTGGAGTAGCAGGAGATAGAATTCCAGTTATTGTAttacaacaaaatcaaaataatgatGCAGTTTCTAAAAGTGCTGCGTTAATAACTTCTCAAGTTACTATCGTTCCTGACGATGGTAACGAAGAGATAACGGAGCGTGTTGAATCGCTTGGAGAGATTCATTATAAGAAATGTCCGAATGGTCTTATTAGGGATAAAAATGGGATTTGTAGGAAATTGAAAAGACCACCATTGTAA
- the LOC111413386 gene encoding uncharacterized protein, translated as MTRCQILHLQYLLIIVVTVTTILALPTSKPIVKFDQRQDGNLNVRTDLQNIVVIIAPPPNGSLIDLLISGFFKGLSRKHQHRPHVAVVKNDDEQETQNFIESKTAPYHVDLTKRDGNGKNKIRPDVEKTQEVLVGRGKFDDTHDSHKELQRFARAYIVSIPNELDDEENEEIGIGKTSKIKEKLVLLGATLEQCGPDRRRDENGICRFINKQ; from the coding sequence ATGACTCGCTGTCAAATTTTACATCTACAATATCTTCTCATCATCGTTGTAACTGTTACAACTATTTTGGCCCTCCCGACATCCAAACCGATCGTAAAATTTGATCAACGTCAAGATGGTAATTTAAACGTGAGGACAGATTTACAAAATATCGTTGTAATTATCGCTCCTCCTCCCAATGGGAGCTTGATAGATTTACTCATATCTGGATTTTTCAAAGGATTATCTAGAAAACATCAACATCGTCCGCACGTTGCCGTTGTGAAAAACGATGATGAACAAGAGActcaaaatttcattgaatCAAAAACTGCGCCCTATCACGTTGATTTGACGAAAAGAGATGGtaatggtaaaaataaaattcgacCGGATGTTGAAAAAACTCAAGAAGTATTAGTTGGCAGGGGGAAATTTGACGACACTCATGACTCTCATAAAGAACTTCAAAGATTTGCTAGGGCGTATATAGTTAGTATACCGAACGAACTTGATGATGAAGAGAACGAAGAAATTGGAATTGGGAAAACGTCGAAAATCAAAGAGAAATTGGTGCTTTTGGGGGCTACTTTAGAGCAATGTGGACCGGATAGAAGACGAGATGAAAATGGAATATGTAGGTTTATAAACAAACAGTAA
- the LOC111413375 gene encoding transport and Golgi organization protein 1 — translation MFTLKLLFLVILAVIPQNVISNISDKRLCANQECTERISLARTVLRYNSPEKGLLSVPQNKEVIVFSKSAGSNMDLWGVEYNGKRGYLNKKFLRETRIFKKELPFLVDTEFAKLEKVPSSDHSEDILPNQQTEVIDGTTITLSPNDINPSATQENVKPTESVLNTLNEESENEDDDEGDDDDEDGEDDEDQEEEVQIIDDPIITVHKGEINGSDESKGEKEYGMDIKSQEDIITKGSITSRSLLQHDEEIVSTDDVFKKETVNSEDDIVDNPKSEEVIKESVVVTTENVLDVPFNDDSAKIETVTENPGLLKENDEDVKNSSDDSFWGFGLGNIQKEINAIFEDEGNELEKNASEENNVQNSHEEVPKEENIPSVSIQIENNNENVDVKAESTENIEQVNENHKIEVEDDTKKENSLLESVQIDNNDIVKSENVEGNDENMNITVEEPKKEDTPLELDSVEEADVNVGMVEIENLDKIDENNNIIVKDVLKEENTQIKEVKENLDTVKIENSDDSEKNNEINLNVLSENPSQFEPITPINTDFDPQKIIQDTQTPNIVEDINVEIPIPENTIIPETPIIDNINNNINQDLIQNEIPSLNENLDLIQNNQEFVPNIAEDHHSINTTPENPSENLELDSEKESDSGGWYNSFFGTTEDAHGNENVVEEPNLQENVEENVVSSEQTEHEHNIWTNPFHSSKEELNSEPPSVEEIDSCSTNADDCSNFLGTIQNQLDMDFSSINFSDILNLITVLGITGISIVIFLLGYIAIDKSRRETPLVAKINKLEKALLISTKENQILKEQVAESESESKEQDVVTSKIYTELEDCNRQLMAAKTILEDQVQSLEKELENSTEVGFELNRMLSEILKSQSGSDMLVANIENLQRQLVEQQGTINSINATLNLKDTENHELQLELEIKNKKVIDLQAELDKMALSLLKVEEEKDQMQSKLEIELQKMKEELNNTKISFGGNKNKLTEEINSYKKRLGELQKSFDLKSSEYNILKENFNQIKSIKNNQEVMKDLLQSVTSKAELAELQKENNNLNQLLVQERQIKVSLEERAQDILKEMNVCKEKYDEVDKEKLEAQTKLEVLGNYFKEREAELQKELAKQEALWQEKQGEATSSTERIRYIKEELQNYKSQNELLKQEIVSQEVELKSQISVLEKKAHESWLSARQAERRLEDAKQEAAQLRNRLTLKERSFTEDKGQHRVQSPLEQNGEIIESPASPPLLYTTPHDHHLTTSPGPLPPGLPPFLPPPPPGVPPFMPPPIPGVPGFMPPPPSMFPVDHRPPPLGRMSSPPLNSRYSPDSSRYSDRYDDRNNSPSPPPYDEDDRYGPVSPPPRHGRPYSPYRNDRREYKRPSVGGGRINGRNKGDASSGSENSNSETIDRTNRHHTKI, via the exons atgttcACTTTAAAGCTTTTATTTCTTGTGATACTTGCGGTAATTCCTCAAAATGTTATATCAAATATATCGGACAAAAGATTGTGTGCCAACCAGGAATGCACAG AACGAATATCTCTCGCAAGAACCGTTTTACGCTATAATAGTCCCGAAAAGGGGTTATTATCGGTGCCGCAAAACAAAGAGGTAATCGTTTTTAGTAAATCAGCTGGTTCAAACATGGATTTGTGGGGGGTAGAATACAATGGAAAAAGGGGATATTTGaacaagaaatttttaagGGAAACCCGCATATTTAAAAAGGAGCTTCCGTTTCTCGTTGATACAGAATTTGCTAAGCTCGAAAAGGTGCCTTCCTCAGATCATTCTGAGGACATTTTACCTAATCAACAGACTGAAGTAATCGATGGTACCACCATTACCTTAAGTCCTAATGATATTAACCCAAGTGCCAcacaagaaaatgttaaaccaACAGAGAGTGTTTTAAACACTCTCAATGAAGAATCAGAAAATGAAGATGATGATGAAggagatgatgatgatgaggATGGTGAAGATGATGAGGATCAAGAGGAGGAAGTACAAATAATTGATGATCCAATTATTACAGTACATAAAGGTGAAATAAATGGTTCAGATGAGTCTAAAGGAGAAAAAGAATATGGAATGGATATAAAAAGTCAAGAAGATATTATAACCAAAGGTTCGATAACTTCAAGGAGTTTATTACAGCATGATGAAGAAATTGTTTCAACAgatgatgtttttaaaaaagaaactgtGAACTCTGAGGATGATATAGTTGATAATCCTAAATCTGAAGAAGTAATAAAAGAAAGTGTGGTTGTAACAACAGAAAACGTTttggatgttccatttaatgATGATTCAGCAAAAATTGAGACAGTTACTGAAAATCCTGGACTATTGAAAGAAAATGATgaagatgttaaaaatagtaGTGATGATAGCTTCTGGGGTTTTGGATTAGGAAATATACAGAAAGAAATTAATGCCATATTTGAGGATGAAGGGAATGAGTTGGAAAAAAATGCTTCAGAAGAAAACAATGTTCAAAATTCTCATGAAGAAGTTCCAAAAGAGGAAAATATTCCTTCTGTAtcaattcaaattgaaaataacaatgaaaatGTTGATGTAAAAGCTGAAAGTACTGAAAATATTGAACAAGTTaatgaaaatcataaaattgaggttgaagATGAtacaaagaaagaaaatagttTATTAGAATCAGTCCAAATTGACAATAATGATATTGTAAAAAGTGAAAATGTTGAAGGGAACGatgaaaatatgaatattaCTGTTGAAGAACCTAAAAAAGAGGATACACCATTAGAATTGGATTCAGTAGAAGAAGCTGATGTAAATGTTGGTATGGTTGAAATAGAAAATCTTGATAAGATTgatgaaaataacaatattattgttaaagATGTTTTAAAGGAGGAAAATACACAAATTAAAGAAGTTAAAGAAAATCTTGATAcagtaaaaattgaaaattctgATGATTCTGAAAAGaacaatgaaattaatttaaatgtattatcAGAAAATCCATCTCAATTTGAACCAATCACGCCAATTAATACTGATTTTGATCCCCAAAAGATTATTCAAGACACTCAAACTCCTAATATTGTTGAAGATATAAATGTAGAAATACCAATACCGGAAAATACAATTATTCCTGAAACACCAATAAtcgataatattaataataatattaatcaagatttaattcaaaatgaaattcCATCATTGAATGAAAATcttgatttaattcaaaacaatCAAGAATTTGTTCCTAATATTGCTGAAGACCATCACTCAATTAATACCACTCCTGAAAATCCGTCTGAAAATTTAGAACTTGATTCTGAAAAAGAATCGGATTCTGGTGGATGGTATAATAGTTTTTTTGGTACTACTGAAGATGCCCATGGTAATGAAAATGTCGTAGAAGAACCTAATTTGCAAGAAAATGTTGAGGAAAATGTTGTTAGTAGTGAACAAACTGAACATGAACATAACATTTGGACGAATCCGTTTCATTCTTcaaaagaagaattaaataGTGAACCGCCATCTGTTGAAGAAATAg ATTCTTGTTCTACTAACGCGGATGATTGTTCAAACTTTTTGGGTACCATTCAAAATCAATTAGATATGGATTTTAGCAGTATAAATTTCTCCGATATCTTAAACTTGATTACAGTATTAGGAATAACTGGAATAAGTATCGTGATATTTTTACTTGGTTACATTGCTATTGATAAAAGCCGCCGGGAAACACCGTTGGTGGCTAAAATTAACAAACTAGAAAAAGCGCTTCTCATTTCTACAAAAGAAAATCAGATTTTAAAGGAACAGGTAGCGGAATCTGAAAGTGAATCTAAAGAACAAGATGTGGttacatcgaaaatttatACGGAATTAGAAGATTGTAATCGACAATTGATGGCTGCTAAGACAATACTTGAAGATCAGGTGCAAAGTTTGGAAAAAGAATTGGAAAATTCAACGGAAGTTGGATTTGAATTAAATAGAATGTTATCGGAGATATTAAAATCGCAAAGCGGGAGTGATATGTTAGTTGCGAATATCGAAAATTTACAGAGACAATTGGTCGAGCAACAAGGAACGATTAATTCAATTAACGCGACTTTAAACCTAAAGGATACCGAAAATCATGAGTTACAATTAgaattggaaataaaaaataaaaaagtaatcgaTTTGCAAGCTGAATTAGATAAAATGGCTTTGAGTTTATTGAAagttgaagaagaaaaagatcaAATGCAGTCGAAGCTTGAAATTGAACtccaaaaaatgaaagaagaattaaataatacaaaaatatcttttggtggaaataaaaacaaattaaccgaagaaataaatagttataaaaaacgtttaggagaattacaaaaatctttcgatttaaaatcgagtgaatataatattttaaaagaaaatttcaatcaaatcaAATCCATTAAAAATAACCAAGAAGTAATGAAAGATTTATTACAATCAGTTACCTCTAAAGCTGAACTTGCCGagttacaaaaagaaaataacaatctAAACCAATTATTGGTTCAGGAAAGGcaaattaaagtttcattGGAGGAACGCGCCCAAGATATATTAAAGGAAATGAATGTTtgtaaagaaaaatacgaCGAAGTGGacaaagaaaaattggaaGCCCAAACTAAATTGGAAGTTTtaggaaattattttaaagaaagagAAGCAGAATTGCAAAa gGAATTAGCAAAACAAGAAGCTCTTTGGCAAGAGAAACAGGGTGAGGCCACATCTTCGACTGAACGAATACGATATATCAAAGaagaattacaaaattataa gAGTCAAAACGAATTGCTGAAACAAGAAATCGTTTCTCAGGAGGTCGAGTTGAAGAGTCAAATTTCCGTTTTGGAAAAGAAAGCTCATGAAAGCTGGCTTTCAGCTCGACAGGCTGAACGAAGACTTGAAGATGCTAAACAAGAAGCGGCGCAGCTACGAAATAGACTTACATTAAAAGAACGCAGTTTTACCGAAGATAAAGGACAACATC gTGTCCAATCTCCTTTAGAACAAAACGGCGAAATTATTGAGTCTCCAGCTTCCCCCCCTCTGCTTTATACGACCCCCCATGACCACCATCTTACGACATCTCCTGGTCCACTGCCTCCCGGTTTACCGCCGTTCCTGCCTCCACCACCACCCGGCGTACCACCATTTATGCCACCTCCAATCCCCGGTGTACCTGGTTTTATGCCGCCGCCACCATCCATGTTCCCAGTAGACCATAGACCACCTCCGTTGGGTCGCATGTCATCCCCTCCGCTTAATTCTAGGTACTCACCAGACTCTTCGAGATACAGCGATCGGTACGACGACAGGAACAACAGTCCGAGTCCACCCCCGTACGACGAAGACGATCGTTATGGACCAGTTTCACCACCCCCCAGACACGGTAGACCATACAGCCCATATAGAAACGATAGGAGGGAGTATAAAAGACCAAGTGTGGGTGGTGGAAGAATTAATGGTAGAAATAAag GGGATGCTAGTTCGGGATCAGAGAATTCAAATAGTGAAACAATAGATAGAACAAACAGGCATCACACTAAGATCTAG
- the LOC111413384 gene encoding uncharacterized protein isoform X1 — protein MVQPFSSSKFLLIAGLIGVIASVPIDIKKRGVELYDQKQTGKYNIRINLKDITIIDILGGDYNDDNYEYDYEIPSDYTDFPIATTTSTSISTNLSSSNISINTALNASTVTIQSKPLTTTNSPKTTTKTKLSSLILNSSTTKPISSTKSSTSIKITPTNKPSSTTSKPSTGIATSSVSTTLKPSNKTLTYSYQTGVAGDRIPVIVLQQNQNNDAVSKSAALITSQVTIVPDDGNEEITERVESLGEIHYKKCPNGLIRDKNGICRKLKRPPLFDISRFTSGLVSKFRRQDTVTPGRKTNN, from the exons atggtACAACCGTTTTCATCATCCAAGTTTCTGTTAATTGCCGGCTTAATCGGTGTGATTGCTTCGGTGCCTATAGACATAAAGAAAAGAGGTGTAGAGTTATACGACCAGAAACAAACGGGAAAATACAACATACGAATCAATTTAAAAGACATTACAATAATTGATATACTTGGAGGGGATTATAACGATGAT AATTATGAATACGATTACGAAATTCCATCAGATTACACCGATTTTCCTATAGCAACAACCACTTCCACCTCAATTTCGACGAATTTAAGTTCATCAAATATATCTATTAATACAGCTCTTAATGCATCAACAGTTACCATCCAATCTAAACCATTAACAACGACTAATTCaccaaaaacaacaacaaaaacaaaattatcaagTCTTATTTTGAATTCGTCAACTACAAAACCAATTTCGTCAACAAAATCGTCAACTTCCATTAAAATTACACCAACAAATAAACCATCTTCGACAACATCAAAGCCAAGCACCGGAATTGCAACATCTTCCGTTTCAACAACGTTGAAACCatcaaataaaacattaacatATTCTTATCAAACTGGAGTAGCAGGAGATAGAATTCCAGTTATTGTAttacaacaaaatcaaaataatgatGCAGTTTCTAAAAGTGCTGCGTTAATAACTTCTCAAGTTACTATCGTTCCTGACGATGGTAACGAAGAGATAACGGAGCGTGTTGAATCGCTTGGAGAGATTCATTATAAGAAATGTCCGAATGGTCTTATTAGGGATAAAAATGGGATTTGTAGGAAATTGAAAAGACCACCATT GTTTGATATTTCTCGTTTCACGTCGGGTTTGGTATCGAAGTTTAGAAGGCAGGATACGGTTACACCAGGACGtaaaacaaacaattaa